The stretch of DNA GGGCAAGCCGGTGGGCGAGATGAGCGCGCGCGGCTACCACGGAGGGCGGCAGGAAGCGCTGCTCTCCACCGTCGTGGGATGCCTTGAGGAACTTCGGGGCAGCTATGACGCCGTGATCTGCGAAGGTGCGGGCAGTCCCGCCGAGATCAATCTGCGACGTACGGACATCGTGAACATGGGGATCGCGCGGGCCGCCCGCTTCCCCGTGGTCGTGGTGGGAGACATCGACCGCGGAGGCGTCTTCGCCTCCTTCTTCGGGACCACCGCGCTGCTGAGCGCCGAGGACCAGGAGCTGATAGCCGGTTATCTCGTCAACAAGTTCCGGGGCGACGTCTCGTTGCTCGAACCCGGGCTCGACATGCTCCAACAGCTCACCGGGCGGCGCACGTTCGGAGTGCTGCCGTTCCAGCACGGCCTCGGCATCGACGAAGAGGACGGGCTCCGGGTGTCGCTGCGGGGTGCCGTGCGGGAGTCCGTCGTCGCTCCGCCGGTCGGTGAGGACGTGCTGCGGGTCGCCGTGTGCGCCATTCCGCTCATGTCGAACTTCACCGACGTGGACGCCCTGGCCGCCGAACCCGGCGTCGTCGTGCGGTTCGTGGACCGGGCCGAGGAACTTGTCGACGCCGATCTCGTGATCGTGCCGGGGACGCGCGGCACGGTCCGCGCCCTGGAGTGGCTGCGCGAGCGCGGCCTCGCCGACGCCATCGCGCGGCGCGCCGCCGAAGGCCGTCCCGTGCTCGGGATCTGCGGCGGCTTCCAGGTGCTCGGCGAGCACATCGAGGACGACGTCGAGTCGCGGGCCGGTGCCGTGGACGGGCTCGGGCTGCTGCCCGTGCGCGTGCGGTTCGCGCGCGAGAAGACCCTCGCGCGGCCGGTCGGCGAGGCCCTCGGCGAACCCGTCGAGGGGTACGAGATCCACCACGGCGTCGCCGAAGTCCTGGGCGGGGAAGCCTTCCTGGACGGCTGCCGCGTCGGCGAGGTGTGGGGCACGC from Streptomyces sp. BA2 encodes:
- a CDS encoding cobyric acid synthase; protein product: MSGGLLVAGTTSDAGKSVVTAGICRWLARKGVSVAPFKAQNMSLNSFVTREGAEIGRAQAMQAQAAMVEPTALMNPVLLKPGSDRSSQVVLMGKPVGEMSARGYHGGRQEALLSTVVGCLEELRGSYDAVICEGAGSPAEINLRRTDIVNMGIARAARFPVVVVGDIDRGGVFASFFGTTALLSAEDQELIAGYLVNKFRGDVSLLEPGLDMLQQLTGRRTFGVLPFQHGLGIDEEDGLRVSLRGAVRESVVAPPVGEDVLRVAVCAIPLMSNFTDVDALAAEPGVVVRFVDRAEELVDADLVIVPGTRGTVRALEWLRERGLADAIARRAAEGRPVLGICGGFQVLGEHIEDDVESRAGAVDGLGLLPVRVRFAREKTLARPVGEALGEPVEGYEIHHGVAEVLGGEAFLDGCRVGEVWGTHWHGSLESDAFRRRFLTEVARAAGRRFVPAPDTSFGALREEQLDLLGDLIEEHADTDALLSLIETGAPAGLPFIAPGAPS